The genome window ATGGCCAGGGGAGATCATTTGCCGGTGCCGGGAGAAACGATTAAAGGCAGTATGTTTCAAATGGGAGCAGGCGGAAAGGGGTTTAATCAGGGCGTTGCGGCTTTTAAGTCGGGCGGCCGGGTGCAGCTGGTAACCAAGGTCAAAAAGGATGCCTTTGGCGAATTGGCGCTGAAAACAATGAGTGATTTAAAAATGGACACATCCAGAGTGTTGATTTCAACCGCAGAGCCAAGCGGAGCGGCGCTGATTTTGGTGGATGAAAATACCAGCCAAAATTCGATCATGGTCGTGCCGGGCGCGTGTGATCATATCACGGCCGAAGAAGTGGAGTCGCTTCGGGATTTGGCTCGGGAAAGCGATTATTTGCTGCTTCAGCTGGAAACCAATTTATTATCAGTGGAAAAAATGATAGAGCTGGCTGTTCAGGAAAAAGCAATGATTATTTTAAATCCGGCGCCGGTTCAAAAAATTGATGAGGCTCTTTATCAAAAGATTGATTATTTAACGCCGAATGAAGTGGAAGCCGAGATTTTAAGCGGAATTTCGGTGCAGGATGAGGTAGGCGCGGCGGCGGCGGCCGATTGGTTTATGAATAGAGGCGTAAAAAATGTAGTCATTACTTTGGGCGAGCGGGGCGCTTATTGTAAAAACAGTCAGGTGGAAAAGCTGATACCGGCGTATAAAGTAAAGGCAATTGATACAACCGGAGCAGGCGATGCTTTTAATGGTGCGTTTGCCGTTGCTTTGGCGGAAGGAAAAGAACTGCTGACAGCGGCAGAGTTTGCCTCGGCGACGGCGGCACTGTCGGTCCAAAAGCTGGGTACGGCCGTTTCGATGCCGCTGCGCTCGGAGATTGATGATTTTTTAAAAGCGCAAGAGTCATAGAAAGGAGAAAGTTATGCTGAAAACAGAAATTATTCATCCGCAGTTAAACAGGGTATTGGCTGAATTAAGACATAATGATCTGTTAGTGATCGGGGATGCCGGTCTGCCGGTGCCAAGGGGCGTGGAAAGGATCGACCTCGGCTGGAAAAAGGATTCACCCCGCTA of Lachnospiraceae bacterium oral taxon 500 contains these proteins:
- the rbsK gene encoding ribokinase, with protein sequence MKRKSGGGKTVNGKILVFGSYVADLMARGDHLPVPGETIKGSMFQMGAGGKGFNQGVAAFKSGGRVQLVTKVKKDAFGELALKTMSDLKMDTSRVLISTAEPSGAALILVDENTSQNSIMVVPGACDHITAEEVESLRDLARESDYLLLQLETNLLSVEKMIELAVQEKAMIILNPAPVQKIDEALYQKIDYLTPNEVEAEILSGISVQDEVGAAAAADWFMNRGVKNVVITLGERGAYCKNSQVEKLIPAYKVKAIDTTGAGDAFNGAFAVALAEGKELLTAAEFASATAALSVQKLGTAVSMPLRSEIDDFLKAQES